Proteins encoded together in one Microcaecilia unicolor chromosome 3, aMicUni1.1, whole genome shotgun sequence window:
- the LOC115467121 gene encoding protein odd-skipped-related 1 has protein sequence MGSKTLPAPVPIHPSLQLTNYSFLQAFNGLPVPADHLPNLYGFSALHAVHLHQWTLGYPAMHLPRSSFSKIPGVSNLMDARFQIPAFPLFPHAMHPKEESTNMPLKVKPRFDFANLAVAATQEDHLKMAHADSRGSPVLSSLLDVTKLSPEKKPTRGRLPSKTKKEFVCKFCGRHFTKSYNLLIHERTHTDERPYTCDVCHKAFRRQDHLRDHRYIHSKEKPFKCQECGKGFCQSRTLAVHKTLHTQVKELKPSKIKC, from the exons ATGGGGAGCAAGACTCTGCCAGCTCCAGTGCCAATTCACCCTTCTCTACAGCTTACTAACTATTCCTTCCTGCAAGCTTTTAATGGGCTCCCGGTGCCAGCAGACCATTTGCCCAATCTTTATGGCTTCAGTGCCTTACATGCTGTTCATCTCCACCAATGGACATTGGGCTATCCCGCGATGCATTTGCCACGTTCCTCTTTCTCCAAAATTCCTGGGGTTTCAAATTTGATGGATGCTAGGTTCCAGATACCTGCATTCCCTTTGTTTCCCCATGCTATGCACCCTAAAGAAGAATCTACAAATATGCCACTTAAGGTCAAACCCCGTTTTGATTTTGCCAATCTGGCTGTGGCAGCCACCCAAGAGGATCATTTGAAAATGGCACATGCAGATAGCCGAGGCTCTCCTGTTTTGAGTTCCCTTCTTGATGTTACTAAACTATCACCAGAGAAGAAACCAACCAGAGGCAGATTACCATCTAAAACCAAGAAAGAATTTGTCTGTAAGTTCTGTGGCAGGCACTTCACCAAGTCCTATAATCTTTTGATCCATGAAAGAACCCACACTGATGAAAGACCGTATACTTGTGACGTATGCCATAAAGCTTTCAGAAGACAAGACCATCTTAGGGATCACAG ATATATTCATTCAAAAGAAAAGCCTTTCAAGTGTCAGGAATGTGGAAAAGGATTTTGCCAGTCCAGAACACTCGCTGTCCACAAGACACTACACACACAAGTAAAGGAGCTTAAACcttcaaaaataaaatgctga